Part of the Sorghum bicolor cultivar BTx623 chromosome 1, Sorghum_bicolor_NCBIv3, whole genome shotgun sequence genome, GCATGACTCAAACATCTGCCTTGACAAAGCTATATCCATTAATTTCTTTTATCCCAAGTGTTGGCATGTCAGAGGTAACTATTGCTGAAACTTGAGACTGCTACTGTCTGTACAAATATTGAGCTTTCAGTGAATCCTCATCCACATGCTATGATCAAACCACTATGCTCGTTTTTATCAAACATTAAGAAAAATTAAAATGAAATCTTGTAAGCTTAACCATTTTCTTCTTTAGGTGGACAGTGTAGAAATTAGTTTTATCTGTATTTACTTAAATTTGCCTCTGGACATCAAGAAAATAGGGTAGTTCTTGAAACATAATAATATTGTGCTTTTGTGTCCCTAACAGTAAAACGAATATCATGTTCCatgaaaatgaaatgcatatctAGGACTGTTATATTTTATATAACTACTATTATTCGTCTCATGGGTCTAGATTCTTTCCAGGTCTTCTGTTGGAGGCTCAATTCTTGCACAAGGAAGCCCTGATGGCGTTCTCTTTCGCCCTCTCAATTGACCCAGATTACGTCCccagcatggtttgcatggcagGAATTCTCCGAGATATTGGAGGGAATTCGCTATCAATTGCAAGAACTTACTTGCGCAATGCCCTCCGTTTAGAGCCTACAAACCACCGAGCTTGGTTGAGTCTTGGGCTTGTCCTGAAAGCTGAAGGATCGCTGCAGGAGGCTGCGGACTGCTTCCAGGCAGCATATGAGCTCAGAGAATTGTCACCAATTCAGGACTTCTCTGAGCAACTCCCGATCATGCTGCATTAGGAACTTATAGCAAAGGATGTTCACAGTTTTTTTATGTGGATTTTTTCCCATAGTTATCTCAGTTATTTATTTATCGCTTGCAAAGGTAGGAAGCATATATGATTTTGTGAATGTAAATTAATCCACTTATGTTGGTGAGCAAATTTTTCCGCTCTTGAAAACCGCAAAGTTATATATGATTCTCCAGCAGCATAAAGCTGAACTTTCTTGCACAATGCTCTTCATATAGGCTGCGCGCTCCGGACTTCTGCGGAGTGGAGTGTTAACCAAGACAATTCAGGGCTTGTCCTAGCAATTGGACCATCCTGCATTTGGAACACAGGACAAGGTTCACAGATTGCCGAGAAAACTCAGTTTTACCTTTCGCATTTCTGCTGCCGTTATCGCTTGCAATTTGGTTATGCTCCGTTTGGTTGACAGGATTGCAACGGATTAATTGAATTGGAACTCATCCAAATCCACAGAATTGCATTGTCGTCCACTGTTACCGCTTGCAATTTGGTTGACATGATTCCAACGGATTAATTGAATTGGAACTCAAATCCAAATCCACAGAATTGCATTGCCGTCCcattctaattctattgtttgaTTGGCACATAAATTGTAATTTGGAAAACAAATGTGATGGTTtttctaaaagaaaaaaaaactattcaTGTTTTGAGTCTTTATTACTTGGATCGCATAGAATCCTCAATCATGAACTGTCAGCATCATTGAGACGAGATGAGGCCATCGACACGGCATTGCAACAGCACATGACAAGGATTGTTTGTTTGCTTGAAATTATCTGTCAAATCTGTCAGTATCAGCTAACAATAAATAACAAGATGGAGTACATGAAATCCTTTCTATTATTTTAAACCAACACCCCTTAGAAGAACATATTCTGATCACTACTACTTTGTGTTAATCCCTGTGTCATTACGCTTCGTAAGAAACAACTTGATtagatatatattaaaaaacatTTGTAttatggtacataattagtatcattaaaaAGATATTAAcatctagttttttaatattGCTTGAACATTCACACTCATCAACAGAACTGACAGGATGGTGAACATGAACAAGGATGCACATATCAACACACTCATGGACAGCAACTTTCAAACCGGTATGACACCTGTAACTGCAGGTTCAAACAATGACGGACAGGGAAACGGCATCGATGCTCCTCCAACAGAGATGGAGAAGCACAGATGCAGCAGACACAAGAAacatcagcagcagcaacccaTCCAGCACACCTCTCCATAGGGTTCAGGGACGAGATACTACAACGGACCCAGATAAACCTCAACAGCTCTAAAGACCCGCTAGGCTTGGGGTGTTCATCATAAACACTCGGTAAGAGCCAACAATATCCATGTACATCAAAGCAACACAATGCCAAGCTCTGCCTTATGGCTAAATCAGCAGCCTTGGCGCTGGCAGCATCACTCATCTCTGCAATGCACATAACAAGCTCTGATCTATCTCACAGACAATCAGCAAATGGAGAATTTCTACCATAGAACAGACCACTCTTCGCCACCTCACTAGAGCATCAAATTTTACACTCAGAAGCTCATCAATCACAACTCAGCAAACAACTGCAAGGTCATAAGAAGCCTAAACGATAATGCACACCTACTAGATACTCTGGCTCGACATACTGTAACTTGCATTCACATGTATCGACAAATCAGGTTCATGCAAACAGATGCCTCTTAAAGAGATACTTTGAACTCTGTATCTTGGGAGTGCTTCTCCCTCTTAACAGCTTCTTGCTGTTGAAATAAATTCCACTTGTTATAAACAAAACAATAGATAAGCAGAACAGAGCATACAAATGAGGAACTGGACTTGtgataaacaaacaaaaataagcATGCACAGGATAGTaaatcaccaaaaataatcTTAAACACTTCTTATCAATAATCTTAAAACACTTGTTTTGAGACAATCTTAGGGCCAGAAGCAAACAGGTAGCCAATACAATTCTATGAAGTTCACATCATAAGCAACCTACTGTCCAAAATCTTCTAGATATTATAGTAGTAGCAAATAAACTACTCGGCAGCAGCAACCTCCTGCCCAGCCTCATCTCCCTCAACAGGCCTCTCAAGCTTCACCCCCACATCCTCCTTGTAGTCACCATGAACCTGAGAAGCAACAAGCATTAGGATGACAAGTAACAGGGACATTGTCTGGAAAAATTAAACTATgcatgtagcaattacctccatGAGCTTCCCGAGATCAAACTTGGGAGCCTTGAGTATCTTCACCTTGCGGATGAAGACATTTTGGAGTGGGAAGATGCTGGAGGTGGACTTCTCAATCTCTTTACCAATAACTTCTGGAATGAACTTTGAAACAAGCTCTTTCAGGTCACATGTAGAAGCCTGGTTGGCCATAATCTCAACCATCTTGCGGCGGATCTGCACACAGTACATGGCACAAGTATAAAGATAACAGGCAAACATGGTTGAGGACTTTTTGATACAAGAAATTCCTACAGTTTTTGAATTCTGCAATGTATGATACAGGGACAGAAAATGTATGTTACCTGGCGGATCTGGGAAGCCTGGGCATAGCAGGTTCTCTTCACCTGGTTTGGACGCCTCTTGGTGAAGCCAATGCAGAACAAGCGCAGCATGTAGTTGTCAGTTGTTTTGACATCAACATGGGCTTCAATGAGTGTCTGCCACTTCTTGACCAGGGATCTGAGTTTATCAGTAGTAAATGACATTCCCTAataacagagagagagagagagaacaagTAAGCGATTGAAAACACAGTAAAAGCACAACAGCTGTGAGCAATAGAACGCTGATCATTACCCAAAAGTTTGTGAGCACATTCCTGCCTTGCACATCTTCAGCACGAAGCCTGATTTTCCGGTAAGCCTGATCCTCGTCACCCTGAAGATCAGCTAGGCAAACCTCAAAGACTCTATGCTTCAGACCCTCAGATGCAATCTAGAACCACAGAAAAGATAAATGAAACAGCAAATTAGACCACAAGTAGTGTACAACACTCTGAATAACATTGCAAAACTAATAAAACTAATCATAACCATGTCATTAAAAGATCATGTGAACTTCAGTGATACGTTACTGATTACTACTCAATATATAGTGAACAAAAAGATTTATAACCTTGTAAGGAatgaacaagggcaaggcaatTGGGTACTCGAATAAATGGTAATCCACAATGTAAGCACATCATAAGCATAATAATTCCAAATGAGAGAGTGGATAAATGATACATCGACAATCTGCTCTAAACCCAACCTCTCATTACTACCAGCAGCATCATTATCAAAGCAGCCGACAGTAAGTGGTAAAGTCAACCAATTCAGACTGCCTGCATTCATAAGTCATTGCCAGATTCACCTTTTCTTTTGATAATATTACAAAATTCAGTCATTCTCACATCAAATCCTTGGTTTACATCGACTAGGTTATGGTTTTCCTCAGGCTGTATCTCACTCTCTGCAGCACTGAAATAGATATTATTCTAAGGGTCAAAGCTGTAGGAACAGAATGCTCACTGTCAACAAATACAGATGTTGAATCAAGGGAATGTAAGGAGGATGGGTTGTAGTCAGGAGGCAGGTGGCGTCTATAAGATGTGTCAGTTCTGCTACCTGAGATGAACTGCACCTCCCTACACCATTATTCAGAATAATGGCACCAGATGAATCCTTCATAGCATCATCATCCAATGATGGCAGAATTGTGCTCTCTGTGTATCTCCGGATGACTGCAGAGCACAGGTATCTGTATCCACTACTTCCGGGGAAGATCTGGCTTAGTTAAAGCACCGGTTCCCTACTAGTTATTTTGCATTCTCCTTTCAAAGAAAAAAGTTACTTCGCCTTTTCAAAAGCTCTATCCACCCAGATGCAGCGGTGGTGAATGTGGTGGGGAATAGATTCCAACCGCTGCACTTCACTTCACCGAACCAAGAACTCAACGGCGAATATGTACGCAAGGCAATTCTTTTCGATGCAGCAGCAAATTATAAAGCAATAACATGACAGATCGTACACACGCAGGCAGGCAGGGAAATGAATACTAGTAGATGATAAgagatcacacacacacacacgaagtacgaaaaaaaaaacaaggagaATGAAAGAAAAACATACCCTGGTACCCTGTGTCCTGGACACGAGAGTCTTCCCAATGTTGCGCACACTGAACACCGACGGGGCCTTGATGTCATACCAATCCTTCTTAGAGAAGGGGTCGACGCTGTAAGACAAAAGGAACACAGACACACCACCGCATCAGCACACATGCAAAAGAAACGAAGCAGTTGAACGGATAAAAATCTGATGAACGGGAAGAACGGGCAAGCAAACTCACGTCTTCTTCTTCCCACCCTTCTTTCCCTTGGAGATCCTCTTGTTCTTGCCGACTGCCATGGTTGCCGCCGCGTGCGCTAgccctggccgccgccgcctgtaAGGGAGACGGAGTGGGCGAGATCGAAAAGATAGGGCTGGCGGCGGGGAGGGAGGAGCGGCGGCCGGGAGATATAGGGTTGGGGGCGGTGAGAGAGGAGTGCTCAAACCCTAAGTTCCGGTATTTATATGTTTGGGCCTTCTTGGGCTAGGCCTTTTTCCCCAGGCGGGTGAAGAGCCCCACCTCCGTTCGGCCCATATGTGTGGGCTTTGAGGCATGTTTGGGCCATCTGAGGTCTGTTCGGCCCATCTGCGGCGTCTCGGGTGTTGAGAGACGACCGGGCCCAtccccagcgccgccgccgccgcaggccGCCGCCCCTTCACCTCCTACCTCTTCTCCGGCCGTCGTCCCGATCCCCTACGTTCGATAAGGAATCGTAgcccttttttaaaaaaaacaaaggaaCCCTAGCCCTGGATGAAGTGCTTGATTAATTGTTGATTCGGTAATGATACTGTGCGGACGTCCGTCCCGTCCGGACAGCGCGCACACAGACCTGCGGCCTAATTAAATCAGAATAGATACCACTAACGTCTTGTTATTTCCGTCCACTTCCACATACACCACCGCTCGCTGCTCTCGGTACTTACGCTCGCTGCTGCGCTCGCTGCTACTCTCTAGGACAGACGACACACTCGCATCGAGGCTGCTGCCACGCCTCCTGTTTGCGCTCTCTTCCTTCCTCCTCCTACCAGCACCCTCCCTGCTCCTCGGAGACGAGGACAATGGCGGCGGCTCCGCCGAGGTAGGTCGGTTCTTTTCTAGATCTGAgcctcctcctcatccttctcctCCTTCTCCTCATATGGATCTCAGccctcatcctcatcctcatcctctAGATCTAAGGGACACTCCTCAtcattctcctcctcctcctcctactaTAGATCTGAgtcctcgtcctcatcatcttcatcctccTCTAGATCTGAGGGACATAATGGTGGCTAGAGGTCTGGTGATCTCCTCCTTCCTCCAGTGAGCTCGAAGGTGATGGGTCAGGGTTGGAGCAGAGCTCATCCCCTTGCTACTTTTGCACGTCCTTTTTTGTTTGTTTCTCCATGTTGCAATGGTTTTTTAGATGTTGTAATAGATGACTTTCGAATGTTGCAATGAGATTCTTGGGTTGTTGCAACAGATGACTTTTCGAATATTTTCTCTCCATGTTTCATGGTCAATTTTTGTGATGTTGCAATACTACCATTTGAGATGGTGCAACATATGTTGCAGTACATGTTTATTCAATGTTGCAGTACATATTTTTTCGATGTTGCAGTACTTTGTTTTCGATATTGCAGCATATAATTTTTGATGTTGCAGTACATATTTTTTCGATGTTGCAGTACATGTTTTTCGATGTTGCACTACATATTTTTGCGATGTTGCAGTACATGTTTTTCGATGTTGCACTATATATTTTTGCGATGTTgcaatttttatatttttgctgTTGCACTTGCGAACGGATTGCGTTAGGAATAGGGGACAGGGGTGCGATGAGGAACGGGACCCAATGAAGGAACAGGGCGCGGTGGAGGACGGGGTGCCGTGGAAGAACTGGGTGCAATGGAGAAACGGGGAGGGAGGACGCGGTGGGAAACGGGAATAAGGGCGCCGTGGAGAACGGAGTTGAGAGCGGTGGTGGAAAACAGGATGCGGTGGAGGAACGGGACACGGTGAGAGAGCGCTACCTGGGACTTGCGTACGGACGCTGCCtactttatattttttttccggGTGATGCGGGTGGAAGCCTCAGCGTCCGGACACGCTGCTAGCGCcggacgtccgggcgctagcaATACCGTTGTTGATTCCGCGGGATCATTGCGTCTCTGCGAGTTCGCGAATACGAATGCTTAGCTCTCTCCAATCCATCCTAAACGCTGGCGGTTTGCCTATTTGCTGCGTGCGTGGTGGAGCGCGAGTCTTGCCCAACATGACCTGCTGATGTTTTTCTTTATCAACCTTGTGTGTACGGGGCTGACTAATTACCTCGAATAAATTGGTAGTTTTTAGTTTTCATCCATGTTAAATTGACCAATATTTACGAGATAGTGGGGCTTAATTTTTTCCCCTTGACCAATATCTGCTGCCTCTGTTAGGATGGCCATATTCatatttgttgttgttgtgcATGTGCTGTATTAGTATTGTTATATGCCTTAAATTAGTGCCTCCAATTCTTTTTCTGTAGAGCTTAGCTGAGGATTATAGGTAAGTCAAGCAAAAAGTCCAGTGTTGAGGCCGCACCTGCTGCTGTCTCAGTTCCAGAGGGAAAATCTGTAAAGAAGGGTAAGGCTTTTGATAGCTCTATTGTTGCATTGGAATAATTGCTGGTTATGTTTCTGTCTTGTTGCTTTGTATGTACCACACTTATCACAGTGTCACAAGAGTTTTTTAGCAGGGAAGAGAAATGCAGAAGATGATTGAGAAGGCCGTGAGTGCCAACAAGCAAAAGACTGCACCTGAAAAGGCCGTGCCGGTTAGAAGCAGCCCCTTCCAAAGAAAGTTGAGAGCAGCAGCTCTGAGGAGGATTATTCAGATCCTGAAGTACAGGAGCCGGTTAAAAAGCGACCCCCTCCAAAGAAAGTTGAGAGCAGCAGCTCTGAGGAGGATTCTTCAGATTCTGAATTGGAGGTGCTATCACGTTCTTTTCTTTTGGATCATGTTTGTTTGTCTACTTTTGATGATGGGAGTTTCAAGTGTTATGGACATGTTGAATTTGCGACTCTTGAAGCTGCTCAAAGGTGAACAATCTCCTTGATTATGTTTTTAATCTATGctgctttgtttttttttaccaAAGTCAGGAAGGGAAACCCCAGCCtaacttttttcattttttgATAATGCAGATCTGTTTAAATTCTCTCTCACGGGGAGTGGAACCCAGggctgctggtgctacttaggtGCTCTAACCATTAGGCTAGAGGCCCTTTCGCCTATGCTGCTTAGTTCAACTGTTAAAGGAGCAAAACACCTcactgataattgccatcaagtTCTATTGGATGCTACCAATTTCTGTGTTATTAGTTAAACCTTTACAAGAGCAGACCACCTCTCTCCATCAAGTTATATTTGATGCCACTTACGAGGAAGTTCTGACACTTGAACTCTTTCTTCGCTTTAGGCACTTGAATTTATTGGTCTTGACCTGATGAGGCGTCCTCTACTCCTCTAAGGGTCAACATAGCTGTTGAGAAGGgtgcatactccctccatatagaatttagaagtcgttttgaaCAAGATTTAGGTCAAACATTGGgattataaatcatcaataatttttaaattgttgagtttgtaaatgtaaaaattatattaatagatttgtcttgatatgtataaaaataagatatcaaagttatgttttggagaccgtgtcactgtcctaaacgacttctaaatcctatacggagGGAGCACACTCCTAGCAGCGGGTTATTCTCTATCTTATTTACTGTGCTGTAGTTATTCAGTAGGGGATGCTTTTACGAAATTTTTGCTGTTAGCTGTTACCAATTATTCAGTATGGCCATAATTTTGTCTATTGCTCAGGAAGGACAACGGTTCTTTCAGGAAGCCTGCTCAAAGGTCAGGCAACACTGTGTTTATTAAGGTCTTTGACACGTCTGGTGGAGAGGACCAGGTACTTTaaatttccttttttttggcCACTTACCATTGCGTTTGTGTTCTGTTTCTTGTTACATTATATCTGATGATATTTCTTTGCCAGATCTGGAGCGCTCTTCAAGAGCATTTTAGTTAGTGTGGAGAGATTACCCAGATTTCACTTCGAAAGGATTATGACACTAGTGTAAGCAAAGGGTTAGTTGGCTCTTAACATCTCATTCTTTTATACTTGGGTTTGGGCCTTACTTATTTTCAGCAAGATATTTTCAGGAGGAATATTGATATTATACAGTTTCTTTTGGAATGTCATCATCTGCAGTAGTCTCCATTCTTGTCGTTGACTAATTGACACAACTCTTTGCTTGGTTTGCAAAATGGCATACATGGATTTCAAGGACCCAGATTCCTTGAATAAAGCATATGAGCTGAATGGAACCGACCTTAGTGGCTACAGCTTGTATGTTGATGAAGCGAAGCCGAGACCCGATAACAATAGGGACGGTGGCTTCAGTGGCGCGCTGCCGGGGTACACCTTTCAGACAGACAGCTGGAACTGGGTTCAGAATTACTTGGGTCAAGAATTGTTTCGCCGGATTAATTTGTATCCATTTGGAGTTGTTTTTGTTGTGTCCGCTTGATTTGGAACTGGGTTCAAACTTTTGAGGAAAGAAGACAATATTTGGTGATGACGACTAAAGATCCATAGCTTGCGACTTATAGTGAAACTCAAACTATATTGTACCATTCAGACTTCTGATATCTGTTCTATTCGAGGTCGGGGACAGGACGGACTGCGGTGGCTGTGGTAAAGAGAAGAGGCGCCGATGCCCAGCATGCGTTTGCAGCACTGTCGGGCCGAGTAGCCATCTCTTGGGCCAGCGGGCGGGAGGGAGGTTTCCTGtgtttttttatgaaaaaaGTCTACATTACCTCTCTTAATTTTTACATTGTTTTTTTCTCCTGAACTCTAAACTCAGGTAAACACCTCTCTAAACTTTTAAAACTGTTTGTTTTACCTCCTTGACGGGTTATAAGCAGTTTTCAAAGATAATTTTgtctttgtcttttttatttattttggctaaatctttaaaaaatcataataaatcaaagaaaaatcataaaatagaaaaaaaaatgttagACTTCAAATGGGTAGATCTAcataatgaacatataatattcACAATTTTTTGTTGTATCTTTAAATctttgtttttctataattaattcatagctgcaGTTTTTATAGttcaattgtggtgaaatttttatagtAGACTAGTTATTGTATGCTTCAATTATAGTAAAATTTTTATACTCATcaaatcatgtataacttagttatagatttaacaagcataCACCTAAATAAATctgtaactaagttatacatgatctaatgacGAATGTCAAGTAAATGACATGGAAATATGTTTTCCTAGTTCTCGTATATGTATCTGAATATTTATGTTTCAAGAAATTTTATCTAGTGAGATGTTTTCATACATAATTAATTAAGATTTTttcatgttttttttataaaaccaTTAAATGAAATAGCATATGTATAGATTGTAGTAGTTTTTGTTTAGTTTTTAGAAGATGCCCACGCTAAATGTATTTAGTCCGCTATTTGTAACATTGGGTAAGTGGCCTATGAATCTATGATCAGTCGGGCCAGTAAAAAGGACAGATCTCTACATCATAAAGGAGTAGAATGGAACACACCTTgctcaacagaatcatcatgCACGGGCATCACTGCCGCTGTACATGTTTTATGCACGGATCGCTATCACTATATATGTACACGAATACCTACAGCTATTACAACGCTTCTGTTAATGGCTAGCAGTTTCAGGTGGCCTTGTTAGCAGCTCGGCACATTCGAGATCATGCAACATTGCTTCTCACTCTCCAGCTTCCCGGTGCAACGATGCAAACGCAACGCATTTCAGCTTCCCGGCGCAGTGATGCAAACGGTGTCAGCTGCTCAAGGCGATGGTTCATCTCCTCGCTGACGGGCACCCAGTACAAAGACGGCGTTTGCTTCGGCCTGATGAGGTCGACCACACCATCAGAAGCATGCGTCCATGAGGCAGCAGCAACAGATTGCGGCAAAACCTGCACAGCTGCCACCAGAAAAAAGATCGTGACTGGACCATCAAAAACGTCATTATATATATCATCGTGTTAACATAACAATATAACATGCTCCCCGTTGCCGTTCATAAAATAATCATCACACAAGTCAAATTTTCCTTCTCTGTACGAGTAGCAGGCATGGAAAACCTGACGCTTGTTGGTTGGCTGCCTGATCATGTCGTGTTACGGCTAGCGACAAAAATCTGGCAGCCGGTGCGACCTTTCGTTCGGTCTGCATGCATGGCCGGCCTCTCAATTGGCAACAGTTCTGGGACGACGTGCCAACCGCGCAACAGCACGGCTGTTACGTTGACTGTTGTTCCAAATTTCTATTTCCATTTTTGCATCGCACGCACATGAGCATCTTTCGGGCACGTACCATCCTTCCGCGAACGACGCGCCGGACTTCcggggaggcggaggcggcggcggcggttgcgCGTACGGCGGCGGGTACATCGCCGGTGGCGGCGGCTGCCCGTACGGCGACGCGTACACCGGCTGCCCGTACGGTTGGCCGTAGGGCTGCTGGtacatcggcggcggcggctgcccgTACGGCGGCGGGTACATCGGctgcggcggaggcggcgcgtACTGCTGGTGGCATTGGTGCTGGTAGTGCTCGTCCATCCCGCGCTCCGCGTACGGGTCCACCGGGTACCCTGACACGTCGAAAGACACGTCAGCATCTCTAGAGGGGACACGACGACGCGCAAGGTGTCGGTCGGTCAACCAGTTGGGAATTAGGATCTGACAAAAAATAAAATGGTGCTGGGTCTGCGATCGGAGGAGCATGGCGATCACGAGTGATGGATGGTGGAAATGGATAATCTAACAAGCAGGATGTGAATAAAATAATAATGTGCTGGAGGAGTCGGCGACGGCGATCGAGTCACCTtggggcggcggcgggggaggaGACGGAGAGGGGCACGGCGACGGGGGCGCGCCGCCATGGCCCTGGGGATTGTAGTAGCTCATCTTCGCCGCTGGAGCAACGACGACGGGATCGGAATTGGAATCGCGGTGGcaatggtggtggcggtggtgttCGCGTAATCGCGTTAGATGTTGAGAAGAACAGAGAGGGTGCCGAGGGATCAAGAGAGGAGAGAGGATTATGCTAATTTGGTGGAGGCCTGCGATCGTTTTTCTCGACCCAATCTATTGCTATTCCTGGCACTGGCAGGCAGGCAATTCGACGGCTCGCTGCGTTGGGCAGGGCTGACGAGTTGTACGTTACGAGTACTACAACACAATGGCCAGAAGAAACAGCATCGACCGGACCGGACCATCGCGGAGGCACGATCCGTCATGTTGCCACACGAATCTTTCAGTCCATCTCTCCTGTCATCCTGTGTGCACTGCAGTGTATGGGCGTGGGCGCAAGCCAGGAATTTCGCCGGGCGGCAGCGCATGCACCGCTACGAACTGGAGGATGCCGCAGGCA contains:
- the LOC110431988 gene encoding 40S ribosomal protein S3a-like, whose protein sequence is MAVGKNKRISKGKKGGKKKTVDPFSKKDWYDIKAPSVFSVRNIGKTLVSRTQGTRIASEGLKHRVFEVCLADLQGDEDQAYRKIRLRAEDVQGRNVLTNFWGMSFTTDKLRSLVKKWQTLIEAHVDVKTTDNYMLRLFCIGFTKRRPNQVKRTCYAQASQIRQIRRKMVEIMANQASTCDLKELVSKFIPEVIGKEIEKSTSSIFPLQNVFIRKVKILKAPKFDLGKLMEVHGDYKEDVGVKLERPVEGDEAGQEVAAAE
- the LOC8081880 gene encoding cysteine-rich and transmembrane domain-containing protein A yields the protein MLLRSQTQHHFIFCQILIPNWLTDRHLARRRVPSRDADVSFDVSGYPVDPYAERGMDEHYQHQCHQQYAPPPPQPMYPPPYGQPPPPMYQQPYGQPYGQPVYASPYGQPPPPAMYPPPYAQPPPPPPPPRKSGASFAEGCCAGFAAICCCCLMDACF